CGTCAGTCTACCTTTCTCTGACGGGAAAGATATTCAATcgagtttgatgaaaattggtatgcaAGTTTCGACTCCAAAGGTCGCTTTTTATACGTTACGCCTAAAGACAGCCCCTTAAAATGAGAGCAAAAGCccctgtatatataatatacggacaatatagtaaagagacactgataattttagaactgtagtatatttagtatcagaattgcacccgtgcaaagccggggcgggtcgctgtAATATAAATCAGAACACGGGTTTTGAATATAAGCAAAAGAGAATAATTTAcagtatttatagaaaaaaaaaacaaacgaaatcGCGAAGACAagacagtcattattttaacttgaatattaatttttccaCCACGCAGGTCTCAtgtttatttgtgtataattattgtttgaacTTGGATCTCGATGACAAACAACAAACTGAAAACATCTCTACGTGTGAAGGCATTCTAAAGTTAAACAGCATTGTCAATTAAATATCATACACTTCTTAAGAAAAGGTTTCGTCCAGCTGTTTGTCACTTATCTATTAACTCATTGCCATATCAATAAGTGCTGTGATTTAAATCTATAATTGAGTTTGATAAAGTTTGTCGTCCCATTGGTTGTTGGTACCAATCATTGGCCGCAATTGATCGGCTAGCGCTTTCTTTATTGAGTGGAATTGTTTGCACATTGTACAATTGTTTGCAAATGATTTATAACtagtataagttttatttatagtgcATGGTATTGCATGCTTAGACTTACATCcgtgttttgatttaaaaaatagtaatgcTTCATTACTTTTATTGCTGTCTAATGGGTGTATGATAGGACCGTACAATTGGTTGCGGTCTGGATATTTCTATGTAGTTTTTGCAGAATTAAAGGCGTATCTCCTAGCGTTTGTACACCATGTTTAACATTACACGAGAATGATTAATTATCTGCTTGGAAATAaactgtataattaaattttaagtttttattaacaacaaaatcttcaaaaataaaatgagttagatcttataacaatattttgaatattggaTACCTAACTGAGGTAGGCTTAACTGCATGTAATGTTAATACcagttttgaatataaattcaattgataatattaagtattttatcagTACCACCAAGTTTATACTAggtataatttttgaaaaacattgaatgttacatttaatttttcgaACTGTCTCCATCATATTTTATgacgtaaaatttatatttctattaagcAATGTTCTTAATGCAAAATGatcagtaaaatatataacattgtataGTTTCAACATTGTGCTTGGAATGTCTTTCGATCATTACATCTTAATGATAGCGGTAAAAACCATGGTTGCGATCGTGGGACATAATATGGAGAAATATAACTATGTTTTGTGGTATTTCTAAATTAGTTAGGTAGTCTTTTAATTGgactattattatcataatataacaCGTCCAAATTTCGGTGGTATTATATGTAAACATAAACGTGTACAATGAAATTTGTAACACCTGTATTTCTTATTTGATCGCATAACAATTATAAGTTTCGTACTGAAATGATGGTTTGGTTTAGCTTACAAACGGTACCTTACTAAACCTTGTACGACTCGATTAGGTACTCTTCGCTAAAGGAAAGCGAGTAGTAAACTTTaccattttaattaatctttccGCGAAGTTGACGACGTCAATTATTCTCAGACATTCACGCTGCAAAGAAGCGCTGAGAAAACGGAAGCTTTAAGTAACAATAGTTAATAGCTGATTGCGTTAATCTTACCGAGAATCTTTTATCGTTTTATATCTAGGTTTTTGGGGCTATAGTCTATTTCACTTGAATTTTCTAACATTAAATCTTTCAAAATGATTGGGGTAATCTTTAACTCACACTAAGACAGTTTTTAAGCATAAGCGTCACTAACACACATGCAAactcatattaatttaacaccTGTCAAAAAGGCTAATAACTTAGTCTGACACGGAGTTTGAACCTAGGGCCTCAGCCTAGAAATTTTCTACTGGATTAACTTGGCAATCCAGTCAGTCAATGATAAATACTGCTTGTATTAGATCATTCGATGCAGTCATGTTTAAGCACCtgtctgtaatattatatgaaatatggtACATGCAAAGGTTATTCGAACTTaagatttatctttaaataGCAGTTCTCTTCGTACGCATGAGATTTTAtgctttgaaatttaattatttttattaaatataaagaaccTAACTTACTTCGCGTAACATTCTCTACCTGTAATCTATGTGTAACtgtgtcccgtcaaaatcagtccaaccGTTTCGTAGATTAACTGGAACAAATAAGGAGGAAAAAACTCCAATAATAGCTTTTTACTactaatataatgaatatactttaaaaaaaatacgtttactAAAAaggctattattttatatttcgatattacaaacagatacttgaacttaattaatttgtaaagctCTTAGATCAATAACAATAAGAAAGACCGcagtaaagaaaatttaaactattattaaaagatttagcTATGCAtaccaaataacattaaaatccgATCAATCCGTTCAAACATGATTGAGGAGACActtctaaaatcaaaataaactttattcaagtaggcttttacaagcactttgaatcgtcattttacaattaagtgaagctaccatcagttcaggaagtagattctaccaaaaagaaccggcaagaaactcggtagttactctttttccaAATACAAAGATACGGTTTTGAGATAATATACCTAGTTCGtcaattattgtatgtatatgtattaaagtatACACCTCGTCTCTTGCAGACGGATACCGGTGAGCTAATGACTCAATGCGTTGGCATTTAAACTCGGGTCGAAAGGATTTGATCATAACGAAGCTGTTGTTTGttgatagtaaaaatatattctatattaattatcatGACACAGGctgaaaactatttttaatttagtgacCACATCGAGGCCCACATTTAGTGGTCgaattttgaatatgatattccatatttaaattttttaaattagaagcGTGTTTGCCACAAAAATGCGGTTTTAATTGACTTTTAAATGATAAGACAATGTTTGTGTGTGGTGAATTTATTGAATGTTGTGACGTTagaattttttaatgtaatgtgaATTTCTAGATATATTGAACTAAACTTATAATTTCATCTTTCCAGTTGAAATATATCTATCACCGGTAGAAACTCACTGCAGCAACGTCGACTACTTCATACCAGATGAGAACAATGAGACCAAGGGACTCTCCGACGATGCGATGAACAGGTCAGTAAAATATTCCAAATTACATTACTTGAGATACTGACCAAATACTCCAACAAATTCCAATATTAAATTCctttcaattaaaaaagtaaaggctagtataattattgctaaATGAATTTGCTACATAAAGAAAATAGGATTTAAGTATTCCAATGCTGGTCCTTGTGTGTAAGATATGGAGCATGTTCCCCAACGCTAACTACAGGACGTTGGTGTACACGATTGGCctgcaacctgcatgtgtcaaatgaTTTATTTCCGTCGATTGCGAGATGATTTGgaaacaaattttaaagttCAAGTGGTGTTTGTCTCAGTTTGAAATAATTTGTCTGTCTATTGTTATTTGTCTTTGTGATTCATATACATCAGCTGATATACTGAAGCTATATATGTACCTGTGTATCCTATATATTGGAATTCGTTAGTATAATAACCGCTAAAGCTATTATTGGAGCATATAGCGAAAACCCGGACTCCCACCCGAAGGTATAACGATCGTAGTTTTTATCAGTCTAACTGAGGTTAGGTTTTTGCTTGAGTATGATTGGAGGGTCCGAAATTATCCAGGAGGCCCTCATTATCCATTGGTCATGTACTTTAAAGATACTACACACAACCTCACGCGACGACTTCGTGGGGAATTCTAAAACAGTTGGCAAAATATTTTTCCTATGGGTCATACGACCGAGTGActgttttttcaataaaaccgGTTTTCGACTAATATTTCATTCCGACCTGGAAACCAGTAAGCAcagttttatcaataaaattacaataattaaattcaaatatggaaCAAGTTCACTAATTTACCAGCGAAGAAGTCTGTTGCGTGTTATTAATCCCTtagcattttaatataaaaaagatatagaaacttttttaaaacaataattatattaaattctaatatCGTAAGTGTGCAATGAATGAATTGACACTATGAAAGTAACGGTCATATATCCTACGACGCAATAAGGCCTTGCAGTCAAAGTGGGCCGTAGACACCAATCTGATCAATTCATTGTAACCAATTCAACTATTGTTTTTGTGCAACTAATCTTAACATTATATTTCTTCCGTTTGTATGTATGCCACTCAACTCCAaaacagctgaaccgattttaGGATTCATAAATGTTGTAGGTAAATAGGTATAATGGAGTATTATGCTACACTGCTACAGCATAAAGTCAAagacaaaaatctttatttagtaTAGAAGTGCTTATTAATAGTCAAaatctactaccggttcggaaattaacacctcgatcctgagaagaatcggcgaaagaaactcaggaGCATAGGTCCATTAtactgatttaaatattttttatttgatttgatataaatcCGAAACGAATATTTGTATAGTAATTGCTGTGCTATAACCAAAACAGCACTACTGAGatcataattacatttaaactgGAAGTAGTCTTGTTAATGTCTGTATACTTAGCAGTAGGGTTCAGTGCAAAACCCATCTGGGTacgtactatatatgtatgtgtcttATATACATGCAGAAAACATCTCTATATTACCCCTTACcactgagaacgagatgaactataactAACACGGATTAAGCATACGAAAATTCTTGGTTGAACCTACAATCATGGTACTTGATTGTAATAAatgtgactttattatttacagGCTGCACATGGCACGTTCCACGGTGGCGCTGTTCATCGTAGCGTTCCTGTCGCTCTTCATCGCTTTCTGGACCGGAGTAGTCGGCTGCTGGAAGCGCAGTCCCGGCAACATCACCGCCACTGCTATACTAATGCTTGTCACATGTTagtatttaatcaattttaagctttataactttactataaggtactaatttattttgacaaaaacaACGACATCCATCCTTGTCATTCGTTATGATAAATGAATAATAGCTTTGTATCAGTTACTAAACAAATAAGTAAAGAGAGTTGCAGTCACTTTGACGATAAGAAAATCATTAGAAGAAATCCTAAAAAATAGTCAtacatataaaagattttatttatttatttcagacgttaaagtcatattttttaatatgcataATTAAAAAGTCTCCTGCATATAATTCCAGGTTTACTTTCGGCTGGTGCAATGGCATTATGGCATGGAGTGGAGTTCTACGAAAAGGAAAAAGTTGTAGGAGAAGAATATTATCAGCAGTGGCCTAACGTGAGTTCATTGCCCTTAAAAAAACAAGcaacattttgaatttttttgattattatgtCCTGTCAAATTTCGGCCACGGAGGCTCAAGATATACTATAGATATATGTGTGATGTGTGTGTATAAGTGCGTACGCACACATGCATTATCTACTTCCTAACTCTCACAATCCAATGGGATGGTATTTCCAACATGGTCAGAAATAGTTCAGGTGCCAGAACTTGAACGGAACGGTGGCTTTCCGTGCATTGCATACACTACCAAATTATAAACTCTGGgttattattaagaatttatcAGTAGCTAAGCGCAGTGACCTTGTCCAACCAACCATTAGACCTTCAATGCAGTCACACAAGTAAGAGGATAAGACACAATGACAAGGCATCTTGTAGAAAGTTATAATTCTTTTTAACCtggtgatatttttataaacatttatattttaattcaaaaaacttcaatttgaatttaattaattctatatagaaacttttttatttgtaattattaatgaaatgcgTACCTTACCCATGTTTTTGATACGCCATACTCATGTGCATAGGTTATACAAGGAAAACTATAATATAGGGGCctcataattacaattaatatagatACTTCTACGACTTAATCTGAAAGAACTTGACTCGACTCCAAAACAGGTGTTAAAAGACTACTCTTCAATTTGGTACGATTGGTCCTACATCCTGGCTTGGTTATCCGTGGGTGTTTCCTTCGGGAGCTCCATACTTTTCTTCTCGGCGGCGATTTGCCTCGACAAAGAGAAGCGTCGCGAACAGCAGAATAACGTGCAGTACATAATGCCAGGTTAGACGGCCATCTTGCGACGCCATTTCGTGCGGCGTCCGCCATTTTGTGGAGCGGTGGAGTTATTAACGCTTGACGGTTAAGGATGCCTTGTTTAAGACGCGATGaacttttgtacattttttatgtgCCTTcgttacagattataaatagtacacatttattatatataaattatatattgttatggaTAAAACATGCTGTTTAAGTGtgaatatataaacacaatatttttttaaatacccttATTACGTTCTAAGTTTTCATAActaaagatatatatgtatttattattatattaatgtatttatgtatgtatatataatcaaataatttcatttatcacTATATATTCGATGTACTCATTATGAGGTACAAGTTAATGAATAGTTTACCGAAGGCAGATTTAACCTAGACTAAGTGAACAGGTAAGTgaaattatttactaacaaaatgctttcttttttcttttcatgTTTCTCTGAAACGTGGCTACTGCGTTTAACGGACGACGGATGCGACCGAAAATAAcgcataattataataaatacgctATCTTAATATCTGGTTTACGCCAACGCCGTACTAACTCGCTtaccaaataatattaacacatGGGAATGTATATAATGAACATAACTCAATCTCTGCGTACATACTGTTCGATCAAATTTGcacatttttgtttgtttcaacACCAACACGTGGTTCCTCTTCCCGATATCCCGATTATTGTTCTCTGAAAtaacatatttgataaaaaatatccaaataatgcactgatttttttaaaataaaccacgcgctataattattttttgctttGGTATTCGTCCTCTCCACAAAAACGATACCAAACATTGATCTACATAATCAATATATGCAATATCatcttacaaaaaatatcaattacattactttttaaattcacaCACACAAATGTCCATTTACACAttacacaacacacacacacacccacacacgtAAACTTGCGCACACGACGTGGCAATGCGGTATAAACCAGATATTGCGAGATAACGTTCGCGTGTGGTACGACTGGTCGTACAtggtggcgtggtgcggcgtgGGCCTGTCCCTGCTGTCCGCCATCTTGTTCTCCTCGGCCGCCATTTGCCTGCGCGGCGAGCGGGAGAGAGAAGAGGCGCTTAACATGCAGTACCTCATGCCGGGTAAACGCTTCCGTCATTCATTCATTCCATCGGCTTCGCTAAGAGCTTACTACGATTTTGACGATTTTCCAAATTTCAGAAGGGACCACCATAAGCAGGAATACTGTTGAAAATACACACGTTATTGTTTCTGTTGTACATAAGACAATTTCAAATTCTGTTTTCTGATTCCTGGGTGcatgttgtttaattaattgtaacgGAGTGCGATAACATCATAAGCAATAATAATTGAAGATACTTACCaattaaaatagcatttttttttataaa
This window of the Vanessa cardui chromosome 5, ilVanCard2.1, whole genome shotgun sequence genome carries:
- the LOC124529668 gene encoding uncharacterized protein LOC124529668 isoform X1, whose product is MPCSAVTLSIATITAIVAAALMAISFSTDNWLYIEVKRSSIQTYVTDHTDVNSQAILESLNSKYYFYTRTRGLFRICYPKERPPTVEIYLSPVETHCSNVDYFIPDENNETKGLSDDAMNRLHMARSTVALFIVAFLSLFIAFWTGVVGCWKRSPGNITATAILMLVTCLLSAGAMALWHGVEFYEKEKVVGEEYYQQWPNVLKDYSSIWYDWSYILAWLSVGVSFGSSILFFSAAICLDKEKRREQQNNVQYIMPVYPQKQQYAYAGYPPPQAYPGPYYHGSQYGPYNY
- the LOC124529668 gene encoding uncharacterized protein LOC124529668 isoform X2 translates to MPCSAVTLSIATITAIVAAALMAISFSTDNWLYIEVKRSSIQTYVTDHTDVNSQAILESLNSKYYFYTRTRGLFRICYPKERPPTVEIYLSPVETHCSNVDYFIPDENNETKGLSDDAMNRLHMARSTVALFIVAFLSLFIAFWTGVVGCWKRSPGNITATAILMLVTCLLSAGAMALWHGVEFYEKEKVVGEEYYQQWPNILRDNVRVWYDWSYMVAWCGVGLSLLSAILFSSAAICLRGEREREEALNMQYLMPVYPQKQQYAYAGYPPPQAYPGPYYHGSQYGPYNY